A genomic window from Halorubrum lacusprofundi ATCC 49239 includes:
- a CDS encoding DUF418 domain-containing protein: MTRDAGPTPPSERIVALDALRGVALLGILLINVWAFAMPETTLFNPTVYADTTVYGDFTGANYWAWAFSHVFAQNKFITLFSALFGAGILLFIESKEEKGQDAVRLHYRRTAILIAIGLMHAYLLWYGDILVAYGVTALVVVAFRNLEARKLAGVGVVFLLFLPVVELFAAITLGGDAIASQWAPAEAAIEQQVATYRGGWLEQLDHRVPSSFSRQTTGYINGPFWQVGGTMLLGMALYRWGVLTGERSSALYRRLVALGVVGLAITVAGVVYIEANDWSAGAALYWRQFIYVGSFPLAGGYLGIVMLYARRRPDGPVTRGLAAVGRTAFTNYLLQTVIATTVFYGHGLGLFGSVTRVEQLGFVLVVWVVQIVLSVLWLRSFRFGPVEWIWRTLTYGERQPIRNPE; this comes from the coding sequence GTGACCCGCGACGCCGGCCCGACGCCGCCCTCCGAACGCATCGTCGCCCTCGACGCCCTCCGCGGGGTCGCCCTGCTCGGCATCCTCCTGATCAACGTCTGGGCGTTCGCGATGCCCGAGACGACGCTGTTTAATCCGACGGTGTACGCCGACACCACCGTTTACGGCGACTTCACGGGGGCGAACTACTGGGCGTGGGCGTTCAGCCACGTGTTCGCACAGAACAAGTTCATCACGCTGTTCTCGGCGCTGTTCGGTGCGGGAATCCTACTGTTCATCGAGAGCAAAGAGGAGAAGGGGCAAGACGCGGTGCGGCTCCACTATCGCCGGACCGCGATTCTCATCGCGATCGGGCTCATGCACGCGTATCTGCTGTGGTACGGCGACATCCTCGTCGCGTACGGGGTGACCGCGCTGGTCGTCGTCGCGTTCCGGAATCTCGAAGCCCGGAAGCTCGCTGGGGTCGGCGTGGTCTTCCTGCTGTTCCTCCCCGTGGTCGAACTGTTCGCCGCGATCACTCTCGGCGGCGACGCGATCGCATCGCAGTGGGCACCGGCGGAAGCCGCGATCGAACAGCAGGTCGCGACGTACCGCGGCGGCTGGCTCGAACAGCTCGACCACCGGGTCCCATCCTCGTTCAGCCGACAGACGACCGGCTACATCAACGGGCCATTCTGGCAGGTCGGTGGCACCATGCTCCTCGGGATGGCGCTGTACCGCTGGGGCGTGTTGACCGGCGAGCGGTCGTCGGCCCTGTACCGCCGGCTCGTTGCGCTCGGTGTTGTCGGCCTCGCGATCACCGTCGCCGGCGTCGTCTACATCGAGGCCAACGACTGGAGCGCCGGCGCCGCGCTGTACTGGCGGCAGTTCATCTACGTCGGCAGCTTCCCCCTCGCCGGCGGCTACCTCGGGATCGTGATGCTGTACGCCCGCCGGCGCCCGGACGGCCCCGTGACTCGCGGCCTCGCCGCGGTCGGGCGGACCGCGTTCACGAACTACCTCCTGCAGACGGTGATCGCGACCACCGTCTTCTACGGCCACGGCCTCGGGCTGTTCGGCTCCGTTACCCGCGTCGAGCAGCTCGGGTTCGTTCTCGTCGTTTGGGTGGTGCAGATCGTTTTGTCAGTCCTGTGGCTGCGATCTTTCCGGTTCGGTCCCGTCGAGTGGATCTGGCGGACGCTTACGTACGGGGAGCGACAGCCGATACGAAACCCGGAGTAG
- a CDS encoding fumarylacetoacetate hydrolase family protein yields MRLARLLTPDGPVSGRYEDGVIVADDGRYEVGRDGRLLPPCDPGALYCVGRNYAETLDQMEYERPEEPDFFIKPPASLLAHGEPIRYPEWTDELTYAGELVAVIDERCRDVEPADVPEIVRGYTIMNDMDALDQQGRTARKAFDGSGPLGPWIETDVDPTSLDISTTVGGEQRQDANTKLMLFGPHEIVSYLSKRFTFEPGDCIAFGSPANPGLVEPGERVEITYEGVGTLSNPIVEGE; encoded by the coding sequence ATGCGACTCGCTCGCCTGCTCACGCCGGACGGACCGGTTTCGGGACGCTACGAGGACGGAGTCATCGTCGCCGACGACGGCCGGTACGAGGTCGGCCGCGACGGACGGCTCCTGCCGCCCTGCGATCCGGGCGCGCTCTACTGCGTCGGCCGGAACTACGCGGAGACGCTCGATCAGATGGAGTACGAGCGCCCCGAGGAGCCGGACTTCTTTATCAAGCCGCCTGCGAGTCTGCTCGCGCACGGCGAGCCGATTCGGTATCCCGAGTGGACTGACGAGCTGACCTACGCCGGCGAGCTGGTCGCCGTCATCGACGAGCGGTGTCGCGATGTCGAGCCCGCGGACGTACCCGAGATTGTCCGCGGGTACACCATTATGAACGACATGGACGCGCTCGACCAGCAGGGCCGGACCGCGCGTAAGGCATTCGACGGCTCCGGTCCGCTCGGTCCGTGGATCGAGACCGACGTGGACCCGACGAGCCTCGATATCTCGACGACCGTCGGCGGGGAGCAGCGGCAGGACGCCAACACCAAACTGATGCTGTTCGGCCCGCACGAGATCGTCTCGTACCTCTCGAAGCGGTTCACCTTCGAGCCCGGCGACTGCATCGCCTTCGGGAGCCCGGCGAACCCGGGGCTCGTCGAGCCCGGCGAACGCGTCGAAATCACCTACGAGGGCGTCGGAACGCTGTCGAACCCGATCGTCGAGGGAGAGTAA
- a CDS encoding ubiquitin-like small modifier protein 1 has translation MELELRFFATFREAAGGKIVEAEFADGSSVGDVLRELEAGYEGMNGRLIVDGGLAPQINVLKNGREVLHLDGLDTSLDDGDRLSVFPPVAGGCEV, from the coding sequence ATGGAACTGGAACTGCGGTTCTTCGCGACGTTTCGCGAAGCTGCTGGCGGGAAGATCGTCGAGGCGGAGTTCGCCGACGGGTCGAGCGTCGGCGACGTGTTACGAGAGCTTGAGGCGGGGTACGAGGGGATGAACGGTCGTCTGATCGTCGACGGCGGCCTCGCCCCGCAGATCAACGTGCTGAAGAACGGCCGCGAGGTGCTCCACCTCGACGGGCTCGATACGTCCCTCGACGACGGCGACCGGCTCTCGGTGTTCCCGCCTGTCGCGGGCGGGTGCGAAGTATGA
- a CDS encoding alpha/beta hydrolase, which translates to MSLGRETLPDRRTVGVVLAALLLVVAVVAGGAGLYFAVGLGPDEAAVSAVESSEDVTVERLDGATVVRSGPVTAETTGLVYYPGGRVNHESYVPTAAEMVAGRDVAVVIVDMPLNLAVLGPNRADGAREAFPAIESWAVGGHSLGGAMACRYAADNADELNGLVLHASYCDRDVSESGLRVLSVLGAADGVLDAERERESRANLPPETRVVELDGVNHAGFGAYGPQRGDRPVATEPAAMRERVGNATGAWLAG; encoded by the coding sequence GTGAGTCTCGGTCGCGAGACGTTGCCCGACCGCCGAACCGTCGGCGTCGTGCTCGCGGCGCTGCTTCTCGTCGTCGCGGTCGTCGCCGGCGGTGCGGGGCTCTACTTCGCGGTCGGGCTCGGCCCTGATGAGGCCGCGGTCAGCGCGGTCGAGTCCTCCGAGGACGTGACCGTCGAACGGCTCGACGGCGCGACTGTGGTCCGGAGCGGCCCGGTGACCGCGGAGACGACGGGACTGGTCTACTACCCCGGTGGCCGGGTGAACCACGAGAGCTACGTCCCGACCGCCGCGGAGATGGTCGCGGGACGGGACGTTGCGGTCGTGATCGTCGACATGCCGCTGAACCTGGCCGTTCTAGGACCGAACCGCGCTGACGGCGCCCGGGAGGCGTTCCCAGCGATCGAGTCGTGGGCGGTCGGCGGCCACTCGCTGGGCGGCGCGATGGCCTGTCGGTACGCCGCCGACAACGCCGACGAGCTGAACGGGCTCGTGCTTCACGCCTCGTACTGCGACCGCGACGTCTCAGAGAGCGGGCTCCGGGTCCTCTCCGTGCTTGGCGCGGCCGACGGGGTGCTTGACGCCGAGCGGGAGCGAGAGAGCCGTGCGAACCTCCCACCGGAGACGCGGGTCGTCGAACTCGACGGGGTCAACCACGCGGGGTTCGGCGCGTACGGGCCACAGCGCGGCGACCGGCCGGTGGCCACCGAACCGGCCGCGATGCGCGAGCGTGTCGGCAACGCCACCGGTGCGTGGCTCGCCGGGTAA
- a CDS encoding phosphate signaling complex PhoU family protein, which translates to METRKVQVTGGSTYTVSIPKTWATENDVEAGTEIEFHPDGDSLFLTPRSEEERTRGTIDITDLSGQALTRAVTTMYVSGFDVIELEGTEITTEQRSTVREAVQGLVGLEVLEETRNRVVVQDLLDSSELSIHNAVTRMRLISLSMLEDAIAALSERDHDLARDVIGRDDDLDRLWLVVSRIFRATLRTPKAAEELGLPREECFDYHSSARQLERIGDHATKIAHLTLNIDEPLPDDVVEAVNELHGDAVEVIDTAMDALFADDSEEATRLANEARTGVRAIDERVRAIDELLRDLDPTRAQLLGLVVDSVLRSADYGGNVAETALQKAAPTP; encoded by the coding sequence ATGGAGACGAGGAAGGTGCAAGTCACCGGCGGTTCGACGTACACGGTCTCGATTCCCAAGACGTGGGCGACCGAAAATGACGTTGAGGCGGGAACGGAGATTGAGTTCCACCCCGACGGCGACTCGCTGTTCCTCACGCCCCGCTCCGAGGAGGAGCGCACTCGGGGGACGATCGACATCACCGATCTGTCGGGACAGGCACTCACCCGCGCGGTGACGACGATGTACGTCAGCGGATTCGACGTGATCGAACTCGAAGGCACCGAGATCACCACCGAGCAGCGATCGACGGTTCGCGAAGCGGTTCAGGGTCTCGTCGGGCTGGAGGTGTTAGAGGAGACTCGCAACCGGGTGGTCGTCCAAGACCTGCTCGACTCCTCGGAGCTGTCGATCCACAACGCGGTCACGCGGATGCGCCTGATCTCGCTGTCGATGCTCGAAGACGCCATCGCCGCGCTCTCCGAGCGCGACCACGACCTCGCACGCGACGTGATCGGGAGGGACGACGACCTCGACCGCCTCTGGCTCGTTGTCTCGCGGATCTTCCGGGCGACCCTCCGGACGCCGAAGGCGGCCGAGGAACTCGGCCTCCCCCGCGAGGAGTGTTTCGACTACCACTCCAGCGCCCGCCAGCTGGAGCGGATCGGGGACCACGCGACCAAGATAGCTCACCTGACGCTCAACATCGACGAGCCGCTTCCCGACGACGTTGTCGAGGCGGTCAACGAGCTCCATGGCGACGCGGTCGAGGTGATCGACACCGCGATGGACGCGCTGTTCGCGGACGACAGCGAGGAGGCGACTCGCCTCGCGAACGAGGCACGCACCGGTGTCCGGGCGATCGACGAGCGAGTGCGCGCCATCGACGAACTGCTCCGCGACCTAGATCCCACCCGCGCGCAACTGCTCGGGCTGGTCGTCGACTCCGTGCTTCGGTCGGCCGACTACGGCGGTAACGTCGCGGAGACGGCGCTCCAGAAGGCCGCGCCGACGCCGTGA
- a CDS encoding cystathionine gamma-synthase, which yields MSDRSDSHEGDADDEGDADDRRFETRAIHAGQEPDPETGALMTPIHANSTYKQDAPGEHRGYEYSRTGNPTRTDLEANLASLESGSHARCFSSGMGAINTVLNLLEAGDHVVAGDDVYGGTHRILTQVYEQYDLETTFVDTTDHDAVRDAMREETELVWVETPTNPLLNVNDIGALADIAHEADALCAVDNTFATPYLQRPLEHGADIVCQSLTKYLGGHSDTIGGALVVDDAELDERLGFYQNSVGATPGPFDSFLVLRGTKTLPVRMDRHCENAMELAQWLEDHDDVSRVYYPGLESHPDHDLAAEQMDAFGGMLSFEFDGTLEQGSTVVSETEVFTLAESLGGVESLIEQPAAMTHAAIPREERLAAGLTDGLIRVSVGIEHVDDMKADFQQAFDAALE from the coding sequence ATGAGCGATCGATCCGACTCCCACGAGGGCGACGCCGACGACGAGGGCGACGCCGACGACCGCCGCTTCGAGACCCGCGCGATCCACGCCGGACAGGAACCCGACCCGGAGACCGGCGCGCTGATGACACCAATTCACGCAAACTCCACGTATAAACAGGACGCGCCGGGCGAGCACCGCGGCTACGAGTACAGTCGAACCGGAAACCCGACTCGAACCGACCTCGAAGCCAACCTCGCCTCGCTGGAATCGGGGAGTCACGCGCGCTGCTTCTCCTCCGGGATGGGCGCAATAAACACCGTCCTCAACCTGCTTGAGGCGGGTGACCACGTCGTCGCCGGCGACGACGTGTACGGCGGGACCCACCGCATCCTCACGCAGGTGTACGAGCAGTACGACTTGGAGACCACCTTCGTCGACACGACCGACCACGACGCGGTCCGGGATGCGATGCGTGAGGAGACGGAGTTAGTGTGGGTCGAGACGCCGACGAACCCCCTGTTGAACGTCAACGACATCGGCGCACTTGCCGATATCGCCCACGAGGCAGATGCGCTCTGCGCGGTCGACAACACGTTTGCGACCCCGTATCTCCAGCGCCCGCTCGAACACGGCGCCGACATCGTCTGCCAGTCGCTGACGAAGTACCTCGGCGGTCACTCCGACACCATCGGCGGGGCGCTCGTCGTCGACGACGCAGAACTGGACGAGCGGCTCGGCTTCTACCAGAACTCGGTGGGCGCGACGCCCGGCCCGTTCGACTCCTTCCTCGTGTTACGCGGGACGAAGACGCTCCCGGTCCGGATGGACCGCCACTGCGAGAACGCGATGGAACTGGCTCAGTGGTTAGAGGACCACGACGACGTGAGCCGCGTCTACTACCCCGGACTAGAGAGCCACCCGGACCACGACCTCGCGGCCGAGCAGATGGACGCCTTCGGCGGGATGCTCTCCTTCGAGTTCGACGGCACCCTCGAACAGGGCTCGACAGTCGTCAGTGAGACGGAAGTGTTCACCCTCGCGGAGTCGCTCGGCGGCGTCGAGAGCCTGATCGAGCAGCCGGCAGCGATGACCCACGCCGCGATCCCCCGCGAGGAGCGGCTCGCAGCCGGGCTCACGGACGGCCTCATTCGAGTGTCGGTGGGGATCGAGCACGTGGACGACATGAAGGCCGACTTCCAGCAGGCGTTCGACGCGGCGCTGGAGTAG
- a CDS encoding D-2-hydroxyacid dehydrogenase — MSDPDIVVLRQTIHGSGGAELAAAIRERLSDRSVALARTPAEERELLETARIAVGLDIDEGQLAAAENLELFACVFAGTGHLPRDALADHGVALTNASGVHGPNIAEHVLGSMITHARQWARAHRQQERREWRSYETTEMYGSTVAVVGLGAIGSAIVDRLEPFDVDTVGVRYSPEKGGPTDEVYGFDAFHDAIADAEYVVLACPLTETTRGLVDAEALRTMRADAILINIARGPIVDTDALVSELRNNRIRGAALDVTDPEPLPEDHPLWGLGNVTITPHNAGHTPHYYERVADILAENVGRLDDGDDLKNRVL; from the coding sequence ATGAGCGACCCAGATATCGTCGTGTTGCGACAGACGATCCACGGCTCGGGCGGCGCGGAGCTGGCCGCGGCGATCCGCGAGCGACTCTCCGACCGATCTGTTGCGCTGGCGCGGACGCCAGCCGAGGAGCGCGAGCTGCTCGAAACAGCCCGGATCGCCGTCGGGCTCGATATCGACGAGGGGCAGTTGGCCGCCGCCGAGAACCTAGAGCTGTTCGCGTGCGTATTCGCCGGGACCGGCCACCTCCCCCGAGACGCGCTCGCGGACCACGGCGTCGCCCTGACGAACGCCTCCGGGGTCCACGGACCGAACATCGCCGAACACGTTCTTGGGTCGATGATCACGCACGCCCGGCAGTGGGCGCGCGCGCACCGCCAGCAGGAGCGCCGGGAGTGGCGGAGCTACGAGACGACCGAGATGTACGGCTCGACCGTCGCCGTTGTCGGGCTCGGCGCGATCGGCTCGGCCATCGTCGACCGGCTGGAGCCGTTCGACGTGGACACGGTCGGCGTCCGGTACTCGCCCGAGAAGGGCGGCCCGACCGACGAGGTGTACGGGTTCGACGCGTTCCACGACGCGATCGCGGACGCCGAGTACGTGGTGCTCGCGTGCCCGCTCACGGAGACGACCCGCGGGCTCGTCGACGCCGAGGCGCTCCGGACGATGCGGGCCGATGCGATCCTCATCAACATCGCGCGCGGACCGATCGTCGACACCGACGCACTCGTCTCCGAACTCCGGAACAACCGCATCCGCGGGGCCGCACTCGACGTGACCGACCCCGAACCACTGCCCGAAGACCACCCGCTGTGGGGGCTCGGTAACGTCACGATCACCCCGCACAACGCCGGCCACACGCCCCACTACTACGAGCGCGTCGCCGACATCCTCGCGGAGAACGTCGGTCGGCTCGACGACGGCGACGACCTGAAAAACCGGGTCCTGTGA
- the katG gene encoding catalase/peroxidase HPI: MQGNTDWWPNQLNLDILDENARNAGPMDEEFDYAAAFEELDLDAVKADIEDVMTTSQDWWPADYGTYGPLFIRMAWHSAGTYRTHDGRGGAAGGRQRLPPLNSWPDNVNLDKARRLLWPVKQKYGRKLSWADLIVLTGNVALESMGFETFGFAGGREDEFKPDDAVDWGPEDEWESSSAERFDEGGSLDEELGNTVMGLIYVNPEGPNGEPDLEGSAANIRDTFSHMAMNDKETVALIAGGHTFGKVHGADSGDNLGPDPEDAPIDLQGLGWDNEHGEGKGPDTITSGIEGPWNATPTAWDLSYVNNLLSYDWEAERGPGGAWQWTTKNDELDDAAPGVQDPSDKEDVMMLTTDVALKHDDDFRAVLEEFRDDPDEFQQSFAKAWYKLIHRDMGPPERFLGPEVPEETMLWQDPLPDADYDIIGEAEIAELEGLITEFDLSIADRVKTAWASASTFRHSDKRGGANGARIRLEPQRSWEVNHPEELESVLETYEEIQAEFNELRDDDTRVSLADLIVLGGTLAVEQAAADAGHDVEVPFEPGRVDAAQDQTDEESFEALEPDADGFRNYLGENLPHEPEHEMVDKAELLRLSVPEMAVLVGGMRVLDANYDNSDHGVFTNEPETLTNDFFVNLLDFDRDWEPVDEDEEVFELRDHETGEVDWTATRFDLIFGSNSRLRAVSEVYGAADGEEKFVDDFADAWSKVMTLDRFDL, from the coding sequence ATGCAAGGAAACACCGATTGGTGGCCGAACCAGTTGAACCTGGACATCCTCGACGAGAACGCCCGCAACGCCGGGCCGATGGACGAGGAGTTCGACTACGCCGCGGCGTTCGAGGAGCTCGACCTCGATGCGGTGAAAGCGGATATCGAGGACGTAATGACGACATCGCAGGACTGGTGGCCGGCCGACTACGGCACCTACGGGCCGCTTTTCATCCGGATGGCGTGGCACAGCGCCGGTACGTACCGGACGCACGACGGACGCGGCGGCGCGGCCGGCGGACGACAGCGGCTCCCACCGCTTAACAGCTGGCCGGACAACGTCAACCTCGACAAGGCGCGACGACTGCTCTGGCCGGTCAAACAGAAGTACGGTCGCAAGCTCTCGTGGGCGGATCTAATCGTTCTCACTGGGAACGTCGCCCTCGAGTCGATGGGCTTCGAGACGTTCGGCTTCGCGGGCGGCCGCGAGGACGAGTTCAAGCCCGACGACGCCGTCGACTGGGGCCCCGAAGACGAATGGGAGTCGAGCTCGGCGGAGCGTTTCGACGAGGGAGGGAGCCTCGACGAGGAACTCGGCAACACCGTCATGGGCCTCATCTACGTGAATCCGGAGGGCCCGAACGGCGAGCCGGATCTGGAAGGGTCCGCGGCGAACATCCGCGACACGTTCAGCCACATGGCGATGAACGACAAGGAGACGGTCGCACTCATCGCCGGCGGTCACACCTTCGGCAAGGTCCACGGCGCCGACTCCGGCGACAACCTCGGACCGGATCCCGAGGACGCCCCGATCGATCTGCAGGGGCTCGGCTGGGACAACGAACACGGCGAGGGGAAAGGCCCCGACACGATCACCAGCGGGATCGAAGGGCCGTGGAACGCCACGCCGACCGCATGGGACCTGAGCTACGTCAACAACCTGCTTAGCTACGACTGGGAGGCAGAGAGGGGCCCCGGCGGAGCGTGGCAGTGGACCACGAAGAACGACGAGCTCGACGACGCCGCCCCCGGCGTGCAGGACCCCTCGGACAAAGAGGACGTGATGATGCTCACGACGGACGTGGCGCTGAAACACGACGACGACTTCCGAGCGGTCTTAGAGGAGTTCCGCGACGACCCCGACGAGTTCCAGCAGTCGTTCGCGAAGGCGTGGTACAAGCTCATCCACCGCGACATGGGCCCGCCGGAGCGGTTCCTCGGTCCCGAGGTCCCCGAGGAGACCATGCTCTGGCAGGATCCGCTCCCCGACGCCGACTACGATATCATCGGCGAGGCGGAGATCGCCGAGCTCGAAGGGCTAATCACCGAGTTCGACCTCTCGATCGCCGACCGGGTCAAGACCGCGTGGGCGTCCGCGTCCACGTTCCGCCACAGCGACAAGCGCGGCGGCGCGAACGGCGCGCGGATCCGCCTCGAACCCCAGCGTAGCTGGGAGGTCAACCATCCCGAGGAGCTGGAGTCCGTACTGGAGACCTACGAGGAGATTCAGGCCGAGTTCAACGAGTTGCGCGACGACGACACGCGAGTGTCGCTCGCCGACCTCATCGTTCTCGGTGGCACCCTCGCCGTCGAGCAGGCCGCCGCGGACGCCGGCCACGACGTCGAGGTACCGTTCGAGCCGGGACGCGTCGACGCCGCACAGGACCAGACCGACGAGGAGTCCTTCGAGGCGCTCGAACCGGACGCGGACGGCTTCCGCAACTACCTTGGTGAGAACCTTCCGCACGAGCCGGAGCACGAGATGGTCGACAAGGCCGAACTGCTGCGACTGAGCGTCCCCGAGATGGCGGTGCTCGTCGGCGGCATGCGCGTCCTCGACGCGAACTACGACAACTCCGATCACGGCGTGTTCACCAACGAGCCGGAGACGCTGACGAACGACTTCTTCGTCAACCTGCTCGACTTCGACCGAGATTGGGAGCCCGTCGACGAGGACGAGGAGGTCTTCGAGCTTCGCGACCACGAGACCGGTGAGGTCGACTGGACGGCGACCCGGTTCGACCTGATCTTCGGTTCGAACTCCCGTCTCCGTGCCGTCTCCGAGGTCTACGGTGCCGCCGACGGCGAGGAGAAGTTCGTTGATGACTTCGCCGACGCGTGGAGCAAGGTCATGACGCTCGACCGGTTCGACCTCTAG
- a CDS encoding cupin domain-containing protein, with protein sequence MPATDFDAERSYDDERFSTSEVFHSDRMKIVCGYFEPGQFIPVHAPDSDVAIIVRSGSGVVREGETDRSVGPGDVVVVPAGTARGVRASDEERLEATLVTAPQPTDAEHDPVREGIRRGEFDSRTDAE encoded by the coding sequence GTGCCTGCAACCGACTTCGACGCCGAGCGGAGCTACGACGACGAGCGGTTCTCGACCAGCGAGGTGTTTCACAGCGATCGGATGAAGATCGTCTGTGGCTACTTCGAGCCGGGACAGTTCATTCCCGTTCACGCGCCCGACAGCGACGTGGCGATCATCGTTCGCTCCGGCTCCGGCGTCGTTCGAGAGGGCGAGACGGATCGGTCGGTCGGACCCGGTGATGTCGTCGTCGTGCCCGCCGGAACCGCGCGTGGCGTGCGGGCGAGCGACGAGGAGCGACTTGAAGCGACACTCGTCACCGCGCCGCAGCCGACGGACGCCGAACACGACCCGGTTCGGGAGGGAATCCGACGCGGGGAGTTCGATTCGCGGACCGACGCGGAGTAG
- a CDS encoding DUF2249 domain-containing protein has protein sequence MPRLDVREISPVNRHEKIHEEFEGMDPGETLTIVNDHEPKPLYYEMAAEVPTFDEEAYEVRQDAPDEFVAEFPKSEE, from the coding sequence ATGCCCAGACTCGACGTTCGCGAAATTTCGCCGGTGAACCGCCACGAGAAGATACACGAGGAGTTCGAGGGGATGGACCCGGGCGAGACGCTCACGATCGTCAACGACCACGAGCCGAAGCCGCTGTACTACGAGATGGCAGCCGAGGTCCCCACCTTCGACGAGGAGGCCTACGAAGTCCGTCAGGACGCACCCGACGAGTTCGTCGCGGAGTTCCCGAAAAGCGAGGAGTGA
- a CDS encoding glutamyl-tRNA reductase, translating to MSTDGSESLLDRSESAPDPESLQKRLRCRSAKIKREELEAAVSKLEARGDLTDEQRETVRELGASLVEELIGAPERALERAPQSGKTRARARTRAIRRLFDLDES from the coding sequence ATGAGCACCGACGGGTCCGAATCCCTTCTCGACCGGTCCGAATCGGCCCCCGATCCGGAGTCTCTCCAAAAACGGCTCCGATGTCGGAGCGCGAAGATCAAGCGAGAAGAGCTTGAGGCGGCCGTCTCGAAGCTCGAAGCGCGCGGCGATCTTACCGACGAGCAGCGCGAAACCGTTCGGGAACTCGGAGCCTCCCTTGTCGAGGAACTGATCGGCGCCCCGGAGCGAGCGCTAGAGCGGGCACCTCAAAGCGGGAAAACGCGAGCACGGGCTCGGACACGAGCGATCCGTCGGCTCTTCGATCTCGACGAGTCGTAG